GATATTTTTCCCACTGTTTTGTTGCGTAATAACATATTTTCATTTCTTCCTGTTTTTATTACTCGATAAATAATTTTTTGTAAACAGAAAAAACTCATCACGTCACACTTTTGCAAACTGAAATTGTTCGCGTTTTTGTTTAAGACATTCTTAAAGAAGGTTGTTTATAAAGTTCCAGTGCGCTTTTTTTACGGGCATAACTGAAAGTCGATTTCCACGCATTAGTAGCTGAAACCCTTGTAGTTCCTTGTCCTGGAACTGTTTGAGAAATGTTAGCGGCAGTTCTCTGGCAAACTTTCGTTTAAATTTTACGTCGACCATAAACCAGCGTGGATTTTCGGAATCCGATTTTGCATCGAAATGTTTGTCCATTGGATCGAACGCCGTGTGATCGGGATATCCTTCACCAACAACGATTACGGTTCCGACGATAGCGGGTTGATCGCAGTTGGAATGATAAAAAAAGGCGAGATCACCTTTCTTCATTTGATCGCGCATCATGTTTCGCGCCTGGTAATTGCGCACGCCGTCCCAGTGATTTGTTTTCCCGGGGGAGTTCGCCAGGTCATCAATCCCGAATTCTCCAGGCTCCGATTTGAACAGCCAGTAATTCATCAGCTTTCCTTCGCTTTCATTTTTGGTTTGCCGCAGCGCTCGAAGTGTAAAAAGCGGTTTCGGTTGCCACGGCGCTTAGCGAGACGTCCCATTCCCGTGGTTCCAGCTCAGTTACCCGCTGAAAATCGTACGCGAGTCCGATCAAGCGTGGCTTTATCCGGTTTTTGCGATGCCGCAGGAACGAGAAACAACGATCATAATAGCCGGCCCCCACGCCGATCCGGTGCAACGAGTGGTCAAAGGCCACCAGTGGTGTCAGCACCAGGTCCAGTTGATCGGTAGCAACGTAACGGCGGTCTTCACGAGCGGGTTCCGGAATGCCGTAGTGGTTGACCAACAGACGCTGCCCGGGCTTGTAGACCGCAAATCTCATATTTTTCCCGCGGTCGACCAATACCGGCACGCACACGGTTTTGCCTGCGTCGATTGCCATGGAAATCAATGACCCGGTGTCCACTTCGCCGTCAAATGGAAGATAAGCCGCTATTTTTATGGCTTGGCGAAACAAATCCTGGCTGCTCAGCCGAGCGGTGATGGCTTGTGCGGCGGCGGATTGTTCCGCCCGCGGGAGTGATCTGCGCAGGCCGCGCATTTTCTTGCGGAGTTCAGATCGCCGGTTATCAGTCACCATGGATTCGCGAAAAAAACGCACCCCGCCTGAGCCGTCACAAACCATTGCTCTCGAACCAGAGCAAAAAGTGGGACTGGCCGTGGTGTCGCAGGCTTTCCGCAATAGGCGGCCATGCTCAAAAACACCGACAGTACCTGGTCCCAGGATTGAGTAATTAGGGTCGAGAGGTATCCCGGTCCGTGTCGAACCCCGCAGGGTGCGCCCTGAACATCAGTATACATAGAAGGACCAGCTTGAAAAGCGCCGGGATCACAAATCCATTTGCTGGCCCTTTTGCAGGGCCGTTTCGACGCGCTCTGTCAGGTTTCGCAGCCTGATGCTTACAGTTTCGTCAATCGTTGTGCCTGCGCTTTGCGCCATCAGAAAGTCGTTGGTGATATTTAACGCGGCCATGACGGCGATACGGTCCAGACCCATGACCTTGCCGCTATCCTTGATTTCACGCATTTTGTTGTTTAGCAATTCCGCGGCATCGAGCAACGCAGCGCGCTCGTCGACCGGGCAGGAAACCTGGTATTCCTTTTCCAGGATGCGCACGTTTACCCTGGCAAATGTGTCACTCATCAGCTTTGCTCCATCGCTTTAAGGCGAGTGATCATGGATTCGACACGCGATCGTACCTGCTCGTTCTTCTGAACCAGGCTGGCCCGTTCGTTGATCAGGTTGTCCTGACGTTCGCGCAGGGAGCGGTTTTCGTCCTTTAGCTGGCTGGTTATGACCACCAGCTCGTCAAGGCGCTTTTCCAGCTTGCGAAGCTCATTTTCGAATAGTTTTAACGAGTCGTTTCTAGACATGGTGCAAATATAGAACCGCCGCATAGGCGCGGTCAATCTGAATGCTTGCCAAAAGCTTGCCGAAGGCGCCAAAACAGACCCCGAATTGCCGGCGATTTTTTGGTATTGGACCGCAGATGCCTGATAATCGGTATCTTGGACAGGATCATGAGCATGCCTGACTTTCACACGCTAAACGATGCCCTGGAAAACGCCGATGCATGCTGTGGAGCAGCCGAGGCGCCCGGTATGTTGTGCGGGATTTTGTGCGCCGAGGCGCAACAGTCTGGAACTCGCTGGCTTGCCGAGATTTTCCCGGCTAACGGGCAACAGGCGCAGCCGGGAGATTGCCGCGAGCCCCTGGGCGAGTTGTTCGCGCAGACCTATCGCGGGCTCGAAGAGGGGCAAATGGAATTCATGCCACTGTTGCCGGGGGATGGCGAAGCCCTGGACCAGCGAACGGACAGCCTGGGCAAGTGGTGTCAGGGGTTCTTGAGCGGGCTTGGTCTGGGTGGTCTGGGCGATACGCAGGACCGGCTGCCTGAGAGCGTCAGCGAAGTGATGACCGATCTCGCGCAGATCGCGAAGGCGATCAACGGCGGGGGCGATGCGGAAGAAGGGGAGGCTGCATTCACCGAGGTACTCGAGTATCTTCGGGTAAGCGTTCAACTCATCTACGAAGAGCTCGCCGGCCTGCGTGGCCCCGTGGGTGAACGGCCCGTGACACATTAGAACAGGGTGAAAGGTTCCAGGGAATGACGCCAACAGAATTTGCACGCCGCCGCCGGCAGTTGATGCGGATGATCGGCAGCGGCGGGATTGCGATCCTGCCGGCGGCGCCGGAGAAGATTCGCAACCGCGACACCACATATCCATTTCGCCAGGATAGCGATTTTATTTACCTGACCGGCTTTGACGAGCCGGATGCGGTTGCGGTACTGATACCCGGGCGCGCGCATGCCGAATACATCCTTTTTTGCCGTGAGCGGGACCCATCGCGGGAGACCTGGGACGGGCCAAGAGCAGGTCCTGAGGGCGCGCAGGCCGACCACGGCGCCGATGACGCGTTTCCGATATCGGATATCGATGAGATTCTTCCCGGCCTGATGGAACACTGCGAGCGTGTTTATTACACGATGGGCGCACACCCGGATTTTGATACGCAGGTTATGGGCTGGTTCGACGGCTTGCGCAATCGCGGGCAAAGCGACGGGCTGATACCGCGGGAATTCGTCGCGCTCGATCATCTGTTGCACGATATGCGCCTTTACAAGAGTCGCCGCGAAATCAGCGCATTGCGCAAGGCCGCGCGCATCGCCGCCGCCGCCCACAAAAAACTGATGGCAGCGTGCAGGCCCGGGATCATGGAATACGAACTCGAGGCAGAACTGCTCCACGAGTTCAAGCGGAACGGATGCGAAACGGCTTATCAGCCCATCGTCGGATCCGGGCCAAACAGCTGCGTTCTTCATTATGTGAAAAATAACCGCCGCATGGAGGACGGGGAAATGCTGCTGGTGGACGCCGGCTGCGAGTATCGCGGTTATGCGTCGGACGTTACTCGCAGCATGCCTGTCAATGGCCGCTTTTCGATCGAGCAGAAGGCGGTCTACCAGATAGTCCTGGACGCGCAAAAGGCCGCGATCGAAAAAGTCTCACCGCGCTGTCACTGGAACGAACCGCATGACGCAGCAATCAAAACCATCACCCGCGGCCTGGTAAAGCTGGGCCTGTTGAAGGGGCGTGTACCCTCGCTGATCAAATCCGCTGCCTACAAGAAATTTTTCATGCACCGCACCGGCCATTGGCTGGGAATGGATGTCCACGACGTTGGCGATTATCGCGTCGGTGAAGAGTGGCGTCACCTGGAGCCCGGGATGGTCATGACCGTGGAGCCCGGAATTTATATCCCGCCCGGGACCAAGGGGGTCGCCAGGAAGTGGTGGGGGATCGGCGTGCGTATCGAAGACGATGTCCTGATAACCAAGGACGGTTGCGAAGTCCTGAGCCGCGATGTGCCCAGGGAAATTGCCGACATCGAGGCCTTGATGAGCGGCGGGATCTGAGCACGGGTCATGCAAATTGAGCAGACAGAATTTGATGTCATTATTGTCGGCGGCGGCATGGTCGGTGCATCGCTGGCGGTCGCACTGGCGCCGTTGCCGTTGCGGATTGCAGTGATCGAAGCATTCGATCCGCGACAACGCGGTGTTTCCCAGCCCAGCTATGACGATCGCTCGACCGCAATAGCGAATGGATCGCAGCAAATACTCGAGACCATCGGTGTCTGGGCGGGCATGGCTCAGGATGCGACCGCGATTACCGATATACACATTTCCGATCGCGGTCATTTTGGTATCGGCCGCATCAGCGCCGCGGAAGAAAAGGTCCCGGCTTTGGGATATGTCGTTCCCAACCGTGCGCTGGGCCGGTCGTTGTGGGCGGCGCTCGAGTCTTTTGACAACATCCGGGTGTTCTGCCCGGCGCGTCTGGAGTCGCTGGTCAACGAAGGTGATTCGGTTCAGGTTGCGCTCATCGAAGAAGACGGCAAGACCATCCAACTGCAGGGGCGGCTGGTCGCCGCCGCCGATGGCGCACAATCGGTGGTTAGAAAAATACTCGGCATCGATGCCACTGTCTGGGACTATGACCAGACTGCGATCATCAGTAACGTGACCACGGAAAAGCCGCATCGAAATGTCGCCTACGAACGGTTTACGGCGCATGGGCCGATGGCGGTGTTGCCGATGACCGAAGGCCGCAGCGCGCTGGTATGGACCGTACCGAGCGAGCAGGCTGAGGAAATCCTGCAACTGAGCGACCGGCAGATTCTCGACCGCCTGCAGGAACTGTTTGGCTATCGTCTCGGGCACTGGCAAAAAATCGGCGCGCGGGTCTCCTATCCGCTGAGCATGAGCAAGGCAAAAGAGCAGACCCGGCACCGGGTGGCGATTATCGGCAACGCGGCCCATGGTCTGCACCCGATCGCCGGGCAGGGATTCAATCTCAGCTTGCGGGATGTCGCGGTCCTGGCCGAGGTGATCGCGGGTGCGGACGACCCCGGTGGCCCGCAGGCACTCGAAAAATATCGCCGCTTGCGCGCGGGCGACCAGGCCAGAGTCATGAGTTTCACCGATGCGCTGGTCAGGGTGTTCGGTAACCCGCTGACCTCTGTCCAGCTCGTACGCAACCTCGCGCTGCTCATGTTTGATTTGTTGCCCGGTGGCAAAAGCCTTTTGGCCAGGCATACCATGGGCCGCGGCGGCGATCTGCCCAGGTTGGCGCGGGGTGTCCCGTTGCTATGAAAACGCCCACGGTCTGCATTGTTGGCGGTGGCATGGTCGGTTGCGCGCTGGCCGCGTTGCTTGGCCGCGATCAGCGCTACCCAGGCACCGTGGTGTTGCTCGAAGCCGGCGATCCGCCGGTGCTAAACGACGACTACGATCTTCGCGTCGTCGCGCTTGCCACCACTTCTCAGCGCGTACTGGAAGCCGCCGGGGCCTGGCGAGAGATCGCCGCGACGCGCATTTCACCCTATCGCGAGATGCAAGTCTGGGATGCCGGCTCGAAGCCGGGGTTCCCCGGTTCGGTGCATTTTTCCGCCGCCGAAGTGGGCGCGGCAGCGCTTGGCCACATCGTCGAGAATCAGTTGATTCGCCACGCCTTATGGCAGTCGCTGGCTGGCATGGAGCGGGTCATTGTTCGTTCGAACTGCCGGGTCGGCGATCTGCGGCTGGGCGATGAGACAGCCAGATTGGTGTTGGCTGACGGGGAAGTGATGGATTGCACATTGGTGGTGGCCGCTGACGGCGCTTCGTCGCCGATCCGCGAAATGGCGGAAATCGAAACCACCGGCTGGTCTTACCGGCAAAAGGCGGTCGTTACCCACGTGCAAAGCCAGCTCCCGCATCGGGAAACGGCCTGGCAACGATTCCTGCCATCCGGTCCGCTGGCTTTTTTGCCGCTGGCAGATGGGCGCAGTTCCGTGGTTTGGTCGAATACGGTTGACGGCGCCGATCGGCTGCTCGGGTTGAACGACCGGCAATTTCTTGGCGAACTCGAGGTCGCCAGTGACGGAACTTTGGGCCGGATGCTGGCCTGCGGTAAGCGGGCCGCGTTCCCGCTGCGTTTGCTCCATGCACGAAACTATTGCCGGCAGAGGCTGGTATTGATCGGCGACGCGGCGCACGCGATTCATCCGCTGGCCGGACAGGGCGCCAACCTGGGATTCCTCGATGCGGCGGCGCTCCACGAAACATTGGTCAAGGCGTTGCAGGCCGGGGAGGATCCCGGGGACCGTTCGGTTTTGCGCCGCTACGAGCGCTGGCGTAAGAGCGACAACCTGGCCATGCTGGCGGCGATGGATGGTATCAAGCGACTGTTTGGCAACGATCTGCCATCGCTGGCGCGGATTCGCAGTCTTGGGTTGAGCCTGGTCAACGCCTTGCCACCGGCCCGCAAGGCCTTTGTCCGGCGGGCGATGGGAATGAGCGGAGATCTGCCGGAGTTGCTCACCAGGCCGGCACATTCCGGGCGCGGATTAGGCGAGGAGATTCGATGAGCGCGGGTCGTTTCCGGTTGCGCGCGGCCGAGCGGAAAGATGCTTCGTTGATCCTCGCTTTTATCAAGGAACTGGCCGATTACGAGGAACTGGGCGACCAGGTAAGCGCCACCGAGGAAAAACTGGTGGCCAGTCTGTTTGCCGAGCCAGCTTTTGCCGAAGTGCTGATTGCCGAGGCGGTTGCGGATAAAGGCACCATGGAGGCGGCTGGCTTCGCATTGTATTTCTACAATTACTCGACCTTTCTCGGCCAGCCCGGCATCTTCCTCGAGGATTTGTTTGTTCGCCCGGCGTTTCGCGGCCTCGGGATCGGCATCGGCCTGTTGCGCGAGCTGGCGAAAAAAACCATCGAAGAAAATTGTGGGCGTCTGGAATGGATGGTGCTTGACTGGAACGAACCCGCCATTGATTTTTATCATTCCATCGGCGCGCGGCGGGTGGATGGATTCGTGCCCTACCGGCTTAGCGGAGACGCCTTGCAAAGGCTGGCGCAAAGCGGGCAAGATGGATAAAGGAGCAACAGCATGCCGCACGCCGAACTGGAAAAACTACTCGATGAGTTGCAGCAGGAGCTGGCCGAGGGGAGCAGCCTGGATGACGATGCGAAGGCTCAGCTGGCAGAGTTGCATGCCAGCATTGGCCATCTATTGGCCGAAGGCGCGCAGGAAACGCCGGCCAACCTGGCCGAGACGGTTAGCGGAAATATCGATCGCTTTGAAACCAGCCATCCCGCGCTGACGATGGTACTCGGTAGGATTGCCGATATTCTCAACAAGCTCGGTATCTGATCAGGCTCCTAGCGCGTCTATTTTTGCCGCGCAAATAAAATCATTCTCAGAAAGGCCGTCGATCGAGTGGGTCGTGTAGCGTACCAGGCAATGGCCATAGCCGAGTTCGAGGTCCGGGTGGTGGTTTTCCGCATTGGCGATCCAGGCCACGGCATTGGCAAAGCTCATGGTCTGGTAAAAGCCGCCAAAGGAATAATCGCGGCGGATTTCCTTGCCATCGGCTGACAACGCCCAGCCATCCTCAAGTTGCCCGACCATCGCGGTCGCGGCCTCATGCGACAGCGGTTCCACCCCGCCTTCACAGGGCTTGCAGTGCCTGTTTTGCAGCTTATTGTCCATGTTTTTCCGAGTAGTGACTGCGAATATAGTCGGCTACCAGTCCCTTGAATTCCCCGGCGATATTATCGCCTTTAAGCGTAACCGTTTTCTTACCGTCTTCGTATACCGGCGCCACCGCTTTTTCGCCGCTGCCCGGCAAGCTGATGCCGATGTTGGCGTGTTTGCTTTCGCCAGGGCCGTTAACGACGCAGCCCATCACCGCGACGCTCATGTTTTCTACGCCAGGGTAACGTTCCCGCCATTCGGGCATGCGTTGCCGGATATCGGCCTGGATTTCCTGGGCCAGTTCCTGGAAAATCGTGCTGGTGGTGCGTCCGCAACCCGGGCAGGCGATGACCACCGGCGAGAACGCGCGCAGGCCCATGCTTTGCAGTATTTCTTGTGCGACCTGGACTTCCCGGGCGCGCGAAGCGCCCGGTTCCGGCGTCAGCGAAATACGTATGGTGTCGCCGATGCCTTGTTGCAGCAGCACGCCCAGCGCGGCGGTCGAGGCAACTATGCCCTTGCTGCCCATGCCTGCCTCGGTCAGGCCCAGGTGCAACGGATAGTCGCAACGTCCCGCCAGGTCCTGGTAAACCGCGATCAAGTCCTGAACGCCCGACATCTTGCAAGACAGGATAATCTGTTCGTGCCCCAGGCCGATCTCCTCGGCACGGCTGGCGCTGCGCAGGGCGGATTGCTGCATGGCCTCCAGCACGACCCGGCGCGCATCCAGCGGCTCGCGGCGGGCCGAGTTTTCGTCCATCAGCGAGGTCAGCAAATCCTGATCCAGGCTGCCCCAGTTGACGCCGATGCGCACCGCTTTGTTTTTCTTGCAGGCGACTTCGATCATCTCGGTGAACTGGGGGTCGCGCTTTTTGCCGCGGCCGACGTTGCCGGGGTTGATGCGGAACTTGGCGAGCGCATCGCCGCAGGCGCCGACTTCGCGCAGCAGCTTGTGGCCGTTGAAGTGAAAATCGCCGATCAGCGGCGTATCGCAATCGAGTTGATCCAGGCGCTCGCGAATCTCCGGCACGGCTTTGGCTGCCTCGATATTGTTGACGGTGATTCGTACCAACTCGGAACCGGCCTGGGCCAGTTCAAGAACCTGGCTGACCGTCGCCTCGATATCGGTGGTATCGGTATTGGTCATGGACTGGACCACGATCGGCGCGTCACCGCCGATGCTTATTCCGCCGACCCGGCAAACCGTGGATTTTCTACGATCGATACTCATGCTATGGCTTTCATTGCTTTAGCGAGTTTCGGCCAAAGCGGTTTTTCTCCGCCGTTATCCAGGCGTCGATCTGGCTTTCCAGCACATCGAGCGGTACCGCGCCCTTTTCGAGCACCGCGTTGTGGAAGCGCTTGATATCAAAATCTTCACCCAGCGCATCCTGGCTTTGCCGGCGCAGTTGTTTGATTTTCAGCTCGCCGATCTTGTAGGCCAGGGCCTGACCGGGCATGACGATATAGCGATCTATCTCGTTGACGATGTCGAACTCGGTTTTCGCCGCATTGTCCTTGAAAAAAGTTATCGCTTTTTGCCGGCTCCAATGCTTCGCATGCATGCCGGTATCGACGACCAGGCGTACGGCACGCCACATTTCATAGGTGAGCTGACCGAACTCGGAATAGGGGTCCGCGTACAGCCCAAGGTCTCCGCCCAGGCTTTCGCTGTACAGGCCCCAGCCCTCGATGAAGGCGGTAAATCCACTATAGCGCCTGAACGCGGGCAGCTCGCCCAACTCTTGCGCGAGCGCGATCTGGAGGTGATGGCCGGGTACCGCTTCGTGCACGCTCAATACTTCCATTTCGTATTTCGGCCGAACTTCCGGGCGGTACAGGTTGACAAAATATGTGCCCGGCCGGCTGCCATCGGCGGCCGGCCGCGAGTAATACGCGGTCGTGGTGTCAGGCGCGATCGCGGCAGGAATTGCTTTGACCACGTAAGGCGCTTTTGGCAACCGGCCAAACAACCGTGGCACCTCCGGATCGATCCGTTTGGTGATCGCAATGTACCCGGCCAGCAGTTCGTCCGAACTGTCATAGTAAAATTGCGGATCTGTGCGCAAAAATTTAAGAAAATCGTCAAAACTGCCGCTAAAATTCAAGTTCTTGATGATTTCCATCATTTTGCCGCGAATTCTGGCGACTTCCCGCAGGCCGATTTCATGGATTTCATCGGCGCTTAAGGATGTGGTTGTGTAGTGCTCGACCCGGAATTGGTAAAAGGCCTCGCCATCGGGCTGTGCATCTGCGCCGACCTGGTCGCGGGTCACGGGCAGGTAGTCATGGTCGATGAATTTAGCCAGGCGCTTGAAACTCGGCAGGACTGCGCGCGCGATCGCCTTGCGCGCCCGGGCTTTCAGCTTGCCCTGGCGGTGCTCGGATATGCTCTCGGGCATATCGTTGAAGGGTGCGAAAAACGAGCTGGCGAACGGATCGTCAACGAGCTGGGCGGTGATCTGCGCCGGTAAACGCTGCATGATGATGGTCGGGTGGACCCGGCCCTCCTTGATCCCCCGTCGCATCAGCTTGATGGTCTGGTCCATGTAAACATCAAAGGACTGCAGACGGGCTATCCAGTCTTCATAAGCCCTTGCATTATCGAATTTCAGGCGGTCGGCGAGCTGATCCGCGGTCTGGATACCGCCACGTTGATTTAACGGCAGCAGGAATTGTCTGAACCGGTAGGCTTTGACCTGGTCCTGCGTCTGGCGCATGAACAGGTCATAGTTGATCCGGTCCGTCTCAGACAGCGCCGAACGGTCGATCTGCCTGATCCTGGCCAGGTCGCGCCGGTCCTCGGCGTGAGAAACAGCGATGGCGCCGAGGCTGCGATCGGGCCATTGCCGGTTATAACGCAGATCGCCAAAGCTGGATGCGACGGTGGGGTTTTCGCGCAGCGTCCGTTCCCAGGATTCCGCAAACAATTGATGCAGATCGGAGCTTGCATCGGCTTTGACCCAGCCCGGCTGGCCGGCCAGCATGAAGGCAGCGGTGGCGATCATGAAAACTTTGCCTGCGATCACGTAAATCTCCTGTCCTGGTGCGCGGATGGCTATTCTCGCCGCTAGCGGATGCGATCGGCAAGTCCGGATCGATTACAATCGACGGGGCGATGGGCTATTATTCTCAGCCCGATTCAAAGTATCCGCTGGAGAGAACCCGACAGGGTCGCCGAAGGCGCAACTTGCCCGGAAACGCTCAGGCACACGGACAGTGGGTACGTATCGGCTCTGGAGAGCGGCCGCGATGCGGTCCACCGAAGGGGTGCGGCCAGGATTTTCCCGGCCCGATCTCTCAGGTCTAAGGACAGAGGGGCGGCAGATTTATGGTCTGCCGCCTTTTTTTATTGCCAGGGCTACGAGAGGAGTGGCATGCCAGACCAGACCCCATTATACGACGCACATGTCGCTCTCGGCGCCCGGATCGTCGATTTCGGCGGCTGGAACATGCCGGTCAATTATGGCTCGCAGATCGAAGAACACCACGCGGTGCGCAACGATGCGGGTATGTTCGACGTGTCGCACATGACGGTCGTCGATCTGCAAGGCGCGGCGGTGCGTCCTTTCCTGTCCCGGCTGTTGGCCAATGACGTCGGCAAATTACGCGAGCCGGGCAAGGCCCTGTATTCGTGCATGCTGAATCACGATGGTGGCGTGATCGACGACCTGATCGTGTATTACCTGGCCGAGGACTGGTTCCGGATGGTGGTCAACGCGGCTACCCGCGACAAAGACCTGGCCTGGATCATGGCACAGGCGTCCGCTGACGGGCCGACGGTCAGCGAGCGCGACGACCTGGCCATGATCGCGGTCCAGGGGCCAAACGCGCGGCAAAAAGCGGCGGGGGTGCTGCCACCGGAACAGGCGGCGGCGGCGCTGGCGCTGAAACCCTTCAGCGCAGCCGGGATCGGTGAGTTGTTTATCGCACGGACCGGTTATACCGGTGAGGACGGTTGGGAGATCATGCTGCCGGCGGCTGCCGCGGCCGAATTCTGGGGCAGGCTGAACCAGGCTGGCATCCATCCTTGTGGTCTGGGCGCCAGGGATACATTGCGTCTGGAAGCCGGCATGAACCTTTATGGAAACGACATGGACGAGAGTACGACACCTCTGGAATCTGCGTTGTCCTGGACGGTCGCGTTCGAGCCGCGAGACCGTGATTTTATCGGTCGCGCCGCGTTGGAAAAACAGCAAGCCGAAGGCGTGGACCGGAAGCTGGTTGGCCTGCTGCTCGAAGGCAGGGGGGTACTCCGGGCGCACCAGAAAGTCACTTGTGCCGCTGGCGAAGGCGAGACCACCAGCGGCAGTTTCTCGCCGACGCTTGGCGGTTCGATCGGCATGGCAAGAGTGCCGGCCGGGTGCGGCAGCGAATGCGAGGTCGAAATTCGCGGCAGAGTCTTGCCTGCGAAAGTCAGCAAAACCACCTTCGTGCGCAATGGCAAGGCAGTTGTATAAGGAGTACACGATGAGCAATGTACCTGCGGATCTCAAATACAGTAGCGACCACGAATGGGTGCGCGTGCAAGACGATGGTTCTGCCGTTATCGGCATCACCGATCACGCCCAGGACGCGCTCGGCGACCTGGTCTTTATCGAGGCGCCGGAGGCTGGCAGCGTCTTTGCCAGTGGCGACGCCTTCGGCGTCGTCGAGTCGGTGAAGGCTGCGTCCGATGTACTCAGCCCGTTCAGCGGCGAGGTGCTGGGAGTTAATTCCGCGCTGGACGATACGCCGGAATTGGTGAATACGGATCCTTACGGCGATGGCTGGTTGATCCGCATGCAGCCTGGCGACGCGACCGAGCTGGATGGGCTGATGGACGCGGCGGCCTATGAGCAGTTCCTGGAAAAAGAAGCATAAAGGGCGGCCGGAGCAAAGATGCCATTCATACCGCACACCGATGATGACGTCGGCAAAATGCTCGCTGTAATCGGCGTCGAGTCGGTTGAAGATCTTTTTGACGAGATTCCTGACGAGCTGCGGATAAAGTCGCTGGATCGCGTGCCCGAGGCCGTCAGCGAAATGGAAATTGCGCGCCTGATGCAGGATCGGGCACGGATGGATAGCGGCGCGCTGAATTTCATCGGCGCGGGCGCTTACGAACACCATGTGCCGGCGGCGGTCTGGGAGATCGCCACCCGCGGCGAGTTTTACACCTCATATACGCCGTATCAGGCCGAAGCCAGCCAGGGGACGCTGCAGCTTATTTACGAATACCAGACCATGATGACCGGCCTGACCGGCATGGAAGTCTCCAACGCTTCGTTATATGACGGCGCCTCTGCGCTGGCGGAAGCCTGCCTGATGGCGGTGCGCGCCAACCGTGCGTCAAAATCCCGTCGCATTCTGATCGCCGGCGCCTTGCACCCGATGTATCGGCAAGTCGCCGAGGCGATCTGTGCCGCTCAGGAAATCGAGTTCATCGGTCTGCCGTTTTGCAGCGAAGGCGGCCACGCCGTCTTGCAATCGCTGGACGAATACAGCGGCGAAGACCTGACCGCCGTGATCGTGCAACAACCGAATTTCTTTGGCGTGCTGGAGGAGGTCGACGCGATCTCCGACTGGGCCCGGGCGCAAAAGGCGCTGACCATCGCGGTCGTCAACCCGACTTCGCTGGCCTTGCTGACGCCGCCCGGTGAATGGGGCGCAAAGGGTGCGGATATAGTCTGCGGCGAGGGCCAGCCGTTGGGCATTCCGTTGTCATCGGGCGGGCCATATTTTGGTTTCCTGACGACGCGCCAGGCGCTGGTTCGCCAGATGCCGGGCCGCCTGGTGGGGCGCACCGTCGATCTCGATGGCAAGCGCGGATTTACGCTGACCTTGCAGGCCAGGGAACAGCACATAAGGCGTTCCAAGGCTACCTCGAACATCTGCACCAACCAGGGGCTGATGGTCACCGCCGCGACCATATACATGAGCTTGCTGGGTGCGGAAGGCCTGGCCAGGGTCGCCGGCGCTGCGCACCGAAGAACTGGCGAGCTCTGTGCTGCATTGTGCGAACTGCCAGGCGTGGAACGCGTATTCAACAGGCCGTTTTTTCATGAAGTGGTCATTCGCCTGGACCGCCCGGTCGCACCGCTGCTGGACATCCTTGCGGAACAGGGAGTTCTCGGCGGACTGGATTTGAGCGCGTCACACCCGCAGCTGGGCAATGCCTTGTTATTGTGCGCGACCGAAACGAAAAGCGAAGCGGACATCGTCCGCTACCGCGATT
The DNA window shown above is from Pseudomonadota bacterium and carries:
- a CDS encoding UbiH/UbiF/VisC/COQ6 family ubiquinone biosynthesis hydroxylase; the protein is MKTPTVCIVGGGMVGCALAALLGRDQRYPGTVVLLEAGDPPVLNDDYDLRVVALATTSQRVLEAAGAWREIAATRISPYREMQVWDAGSKPGFPGSVHFSAAEVGAAALGHIVENQLIRHALWQSLAGMERVIVRSNCRVGDLRLGDETARLVLADGEVMDCTLVVAADGASSPIREMAEIETTGWSYRQKAVVTHVQSQLPHRETAWQRFLPSGPLAFLPLADGRSSVVWSNTVDGADRLLGLNDRQFLGELEVASDGTLGRMLACGKRAAFPLRLLHARNYCRQRLVLIGDAAHAIHPLAGQGANLGFLDAAALHETLVKALQAGEDPGDRSVLRRYERWRKSDNLAMLAAMDGIKRLFGNDLPSLARIRSLGLSLVNALPPARKAFVRRAMGMSGDLPELLTRPAHSGRGLGEEIR
- a CDS encoding GNAT family N-acetyltransferase yields the protein MSAGRFRLRAAERKDASLILAFIKELADYEELGDQVSATEEKLVASLFAEPAFAEVLIAEAVADKGTMEAAGFALYFYNYSTFLGQPGIFLEDLFVRPAFRGLGIGIGLLRELAKKTIEENCGRLEWMVLDWNEPAIDFYHSIGARRVDGFVPYRLSGDALQRLAQSGQDG
- a CDS encoding DUF4404 family protein, producing MPHAELEKLLDELQQELAEGSSLDDDAKAQLAELHASIGHLLAEGAQETPANLAETVSGNIDRFETSHPALTMVLGRIADILNKLGI
- a CDS encoding 4a-hydroxytetrahydrobiopterin dehydratase, whose amino-acid sequence is MDNKLQNRHCKPCEGGVEPLSHEAATAMVGQLEDGWALSADGKEIRRDYSFGGFYQTMSFANAVAWIANAENHHPDLELGYGHCLVRYTTHSIDGLSENDFICAAKIDALGA
- the ispG gene encoding flavodoxin-dependent (E)-4-hydroxy-3-methylbut-2-enyl-diphosphate synthase — translated: MSIDRRKSTVCRVGGISIGGDAPIVVQSMTNTDTTDIEATVSQVLELAQAGSELVRITVNNIEAAKAVPEIRERLDQLDCDTPLIGDFHFNGHKLLREVGACGDALAKFRINPGNVGRGKKRDPQFTEMIEVACKKNKAVRIGVNWGSLDQDLLTSLMDENSARREPLDARRVVLEAMQQSALRSASRAEEIGLGHEQIILSCKMSGVQDLIAVYQDLAGRCDYPLHLGLTEAGMGSKGIVASTAALGVLLQQGIGDTIRISLTPEPGASRAREVQVAQEILQSMGLRAFSPVVIACPGCGRTTSTIFQELAQEIQADIRQRMPEWRERYPGVENMSVAVMGCVVNGPGESKHANIGISLPGSGEKAVAPVYEDGKKTVTLKGDNIAGEFKGLVADYIRSHYSEKHGQ
- a CDS encoding DUF885 domain-containing protein encodes the protein MIATAAFMLAGQPGWVKADASSDLHQLFAESWERTLRENPTVASSFGDLRYNRQWPDRSLGAIAVSHAEDRRDLARIRQIDRSALSETDRINYDLFMRQTQDQVKAYRFRQFLLPLNQRGGIQTADQLADRLKFDNARAYEDWIARLQSFDVYMDQTIKLMRRGIKEGRVHPTIIMQRLPAQITAQLVDDPFASSFFAPFNDMPESISEHRQGKLKARARKAIARAVLPSFKRLAKFIDHDYLPVTRDQVGADAQPDGEAFYQFRVEHYTTTSLSADEIHEIGLREVARIRGKMMEIIKNLNFSGSFDDFLKFLRTDPQFYYDSSDELLAGYIAITKRIDPEVPRLFGRLPKAPYVVKAIPAAIAPDTTTAYYSRPAADGSRPGTYFVNLYRPEVRPKYEMEVLSVHEAVPGHHLQIALAQELGELPAFRRYSGFTAFIEGWGLYSESLGGDLGLYADPYSEFGQLTYEMWRAVRLVVDTGMHAKHWSRQKAITFFKDNAAKTEFDIVNEIDRYIVMPGQALAYKIGELKIKQLRRQSQDALGEDFDIKRFHNAVLEKGAVPLDVLESQIDAWITAEKNRFGRNSLKQ